In Rattus rattus isolate New Zealand chromosome 3, Rrattus_CSIRO_v1, whole genome shotgun sequence, one genomic interval encodes:
- the Ntrk1 gene encoding high affinity nerve growth factor receptor yields the protein MLRGQRHGQLGWHRPAAGLGGLVTSLMLACACAASCRETCCPVGPSGLRCTRAGTLNTLRGLRGAGNLTELYVENQQDLQRLEFEDLQGLGELRSLTIVKSGLRFVAPDAFHFTPRLSHLNLSSNALESLSWKTVQGLSLQDLTLSGNPLHCSCALLWLQRWEQEDLCGVYTQKLQGSGSGDQFLPLGHNNSCGVPSVKIQMPNDSAEVGNDIFLQCQVEGQALQQADWILTELEGTVTMKKSGDLPSLGLTLVNVTSDLNKKNVTCWAENDVGRAEVSVQVSVSFPASVHLGKAVEQHHWCIPFSVDGQPAPSLRWFFNGSVLNETSFIFTQFLESALTNETMRHGCLRLNQPTHVNNGNYTLLAANPYGQAAASIMAAFMDNPFEFNPEDPIPVSFSPVDTNSTSRDPVEKKDETPFGVSVAVGLAVSAALFLSALLLVLNKCGQRSKFGINRPAVLAPEDGLAMSLHFMTLGGSSLSPTEGKGSGLQGHIMENPQYFSDTCVHHIKRQDIILKWELGEGAFGKVFLAECYNLLNDQDKMLVAVKALKETSENARQDFQREAELLTMLQHQHIVRFFGVCTEGGPLLMVFEYMRHGDLNRFLRSHGPDAKLLAGGEDVAPGPLGLGQLLAVASQVAAGMVYLASLHFVHRDLATRNCLVGQGLVVKIGDFGMSRDIYSTDYYRVGGRTMLPIRWMPPESILYRKFSTESDVWSFGVVLWEIFTYGKQPWYQLSNTEAIECITQGRELERPRACPPDVYAIMRGCWQREPQQRLSMKDVHARLQALAQAPPSYLDVLG from the exons ATGCTGCGAGGCCAGCGGCATGGGCAGCTGGGTTGGCATCGCCCGGCCGCGGGGCTAGGCGGTCTGGTGACTTCGTTGATGCTGGCTTGTGCTTGCGCCGCATCCTGTCGTGAGACCTGCTGTCCCGTGGGCCCCTCGGGGTTGCGCTGCACCAGGGCAGGGACCCTGAATACCCTCCGCGGCCTGCGGGGCGCCGGGAACCTGACGGagct ctATGTGGAAAACCAGCAGGATCTGCAACGCCTGGAGTTTGAGGACCTGCAGGGCCTGGGGGAGTTGAGAAGCCT AACCATCGTGAAGAGTGGCCTCCGCTTTGTGGCCCCTGATGCCTTCCATTTCACCCCTCGGCTCAGTCACCT GAATCTCTCCTCCAATGCGTTGGAGTCCCTCTCCTGGAAAACTGTGCAGGGCCTCTCCCTACAGGACTT GACCCTGTCAGGGAACCCACTGCACTGTTCCTGTGCCCTATTGTGGCTCCAGCGCTGGGAGCAGGAGgatctgtgtggtgtgtatacacaAAAGCTTCAGGGCTCTGGGTCTGGAGACCAGTTCCTCCCACTGGGACACAACAACAGTTGTG GTGTACCCTCAGTGAAGATCCAGATGCCCAATGACTCCGCGGAAGTGGGGAATGACATTTTTCTGCAGTGCCAGGTGGAGGGGCAGGCCCTACAGCAGGCTGACTGGATCCTCACAGAGCTGGAAGGGACAGTCACCATGAAG AAATCTGGAGATCTGCCATCCCTGGGGCTAACTCTGGTCAATGTCACCAGTGATCTCAACAAGAAGAATGTGACATGCTGGGCAGAGAATGATGTGGGCCGGGCTGAGGTCTCTGTCCAAGTCAGCGTCTCCT TCCCAGCCAGTGTGCATCTGGGCAAAGCCGTGGAACAGCATCACTGGTGCATTCCCTTCTCCGTGGATGGGCAGCCAGCACCGTCCCTGCGCTGGTTCTTCAACGGCTCCGTGCTCAATGAGACCAGCTTCATCTTCACTCAGTTCTTGGAGTCAGCGCTGACCAATGAGACCATGCGGCATGGCTGCCTTCGCCTCAACCAGCCCACGCATGTCAACAATGGGAACTACACCCTGCTGGCTGCCAACCCCTATGGCCAGGCTGCTGCCTCCATCATGGCTGCCTTTATGGACAACCCTTTTGAGTTCAACCCTGAGGACCCCATCCCTG TCTCCTTCTCGCCAGTGG ACACTAACAGCACATCAAGAGACCCAGTGGAGAAGAAAGACGAAACACCTTTTGGG GTCTCTGTGGCTGTGGGCCTAGCCGTCTCCGCCGCCCTCTTCCTTTCTGCCCTCCTCCTAGTGCTCAACAAATGTGGACAGAGGAGCAAATTTGGGATCAACC GCCCTGCTGTGCTGGCGCCAGAGGATGGGCTGGCCATGTCCCTACACTTCATGACACTGGGTGGCAGTTCTCTTTCCCCTACTGAGGGCAAAGGCTCCGGACTCCAGGGCCACATCATGGAGAACCCACAGTACTTCAGTGATACCT GTGTCCATCATATCAAGCGCCAGGACATCATTCTCAAGTGGGAGCTAGGGGAGGGAGCCTTTGGAAAGGTCTTTCTTGCTGAGTGCTACAACCTTCTGAATGATCAGGACAAGATGCTGGTGGCTGTCAAG GCACTGAAGGAGACATCTGAGAATGCTCGTCAGGACTTCCAGCGTGAGGCAGAGCTGCTCACCATGCTACAGCACCAACACATCGTACGCTTCTTTGGAGTCTGCACGGAGGGTGGCCCATTGCTCATGGTCTTCGAGTACATGCGCCATGGGGACCTCAACCGTTTCCTCCG GTCCCACGGACCTGACGCAAAACTGCTGGCTGGCGGAGAGGATGTGGCTCCTGGTCCTTTGGGCCTTGGGCAGCTTCTGGCTGTGGCTAGCCAGGTGGCTGCTGGTATGGTGTACCTAGCCAGTCTGCACTTTGTGCACCGGGACCTGGCCACACGCAACTGTCTGGTGGGTCAGGGACTAGTGGTCAAGATCGGAGACTTCGGCATGAGCAGGGACATCTACAGCACAGACTACTACCGC GTGGGAGGTCGGACCATGCTGCCCATCCGCTGGATGCCTCCGGAGAGCATCCTCTACCGCAAGTTCAGCACGGAGAGTGATGTGTGGAGCTTCGGGGTGGTGCTCTGGGAGATCTTCACCTATGGAAAGCAACCCTGGTACCAGCTCTCCAACACTGAG GCGATCGAGTGCATCACGCAGGGCCGGGAGCTGGAGCGGCCGCGCGCCTGCCCTCCTGATGTCTACGCCATCATGCGCGGCTGCTGGCAGCGTGAACCGCAACAACGCCTCAGCATGAAGGATGTGCACGCGCGGCTGCAGGCCTTGGCACAGGCGCCACCGAGTTACCTGGACGTTCTGGGCTAG